In Takifugu flavidus isolate HTHZ2018 chromosome 13, ASM371156v2, whole genome shotgun sequence, the following are encoded in one genomic region:
- the slc25a18 gene encoding mitochondrial glutamate carrier 1 isoform X2: protein MAEKKVSLPAKLINGGVAGLVGVTCVFPIDLAKTRLQNQQGVQIYKGMLDCLAKTVHTEGYFGCYRGAAVNLTLVTPEKAIKLAANDVFRQMLSKDGYLPLWGEVLAGCGAGTCQVVVTTPMEMLKIQLQDAGRLTQRPVPTPAQASAGPAPSLAAPPPSRPSPSTRPSAMGITMELLKTHGLAGLYRGAGATLMRDVPFSMIYFPLFANLNALGQEGGGNVQARAPLWQSFMSGCVAGSVAAVAVTPLDVIKTRLQTLQKGEGEDTYKGIIDCTRRIMMREGPSAFLKGATCRALVIAPLFGIAQGVYFLGVGEAVLGLLE, encoded by the exons ATGGCAGAGAAGAAGGTTAG CCTCCCTGCTAAGCTGATTAATGGGGGTGTGGCAGGCCTGGTTGGTGTTACATGTGTCTTTCCTATTGACTTGGCCAAGACCCGCCTTCAGAACCAGCAGGGCGTTCAAATCTACAAGGGAAT gCTGGATTGCTTGGCTAAGACGGTGCACACAGAGGGTTATTTCGGATGCTACAGAG gtgcAGCAGTAAACCTCACTCTTGTCACGCCAGAAAAAGCCATTAAGCTGGCTGCTAATGACGTCTTCAGACAGATGCTCTCTAAGGATGG ATATTTGCCACTGTGGGGGGAGGTGCTGGCAGGGTGTGGAGCAGGTACCTGTCAGGTGGTGGTCACCACACCCATGGAGATGCTTAAGATCCAGCTGCAAGATGCTGGAAGGCTCA CCCAGAGACCTGTTCCGACTCCAGCTCAGGCCAGTGCTGGTCCAGCTCCATCattggcagctcctccaccctccagaCCGTCTCCCTCAACTAGACCTTCAGCTATGGGCATCACAATGGAGCTGTTGAAGACACATGGACTGGCAGGCCTCtacaggggagcaggagccACCTTAATGAG GGATGTCCCATTTTCGATGATCTACTTCCCACTGTTCGCCAATCTAAATGCACTGGGACAAGAAGGAGGGGGTAACGTTCAGGCCCGGGCACCTTTGTGGCAGTCGTTCATGTCAGGCTGCGTTGCCGGATCAGTGGCAGCTGTGGCTGTAACCCCATTGGATG TGATAAAGACACGTTTGCAGACTTTGCAAAAGGGTGAAGGAGAAGACACGTACAAAGGAATTATTGATTGTACACG GCGCATCATGATGCGGGAGGGCCCATCGGCATTCCTGAAGGGAGCAACATGTCGTGCACTGGTTATTGCACCTCTTTTTGGAATTGCACAGGGGGTCTACTTCCTAGGGGTAGGGGAAGCAGTGCTGGGATTGCTGGAATAG
- the atp6v1e1a gene encoding V-type proton ATPase subunit E 1a isoform X1 yields the protein MALTDADVQKQIKHMMAFIEQEAKEKVEEIEAKAEEEFNIEKGRLVQTQRVKIMEYYEKKEKQIEQHKKIQMSNLKNQARLKVLKVRDDMITDLLNEARKRLIDIAKDSARYSELLEGLLLQGFYQLLEPKVTVRCRQQDVDLVQAAINKNIPVYREAVKCDLVVKIDLGRFLPAEIAGGVELYNDNVKIKVSNTLESRAALIAHQMMPEIRVTLFGANPNRKFMD from the exons aTGGCGCTCACTGATGCGGATGTGCAAAAACAG ATCAAGCATATGATGGCCTTCATTGAGCAAGAAGCCAAAGAAAAGGTTGAGGAAATTGAAGCAAAG gcagaggaagagttTAACATTGAGAAGGGACGCCTGGTGCAGACTCAACGTGTCAAAATAATGGAATACTatgagaagaaggagaagcagatCGAACAGCATAAAAAAAT CCAAATGTCCAACTTGAAGAACCAAGCGCGACTGAAGGTGCTAAAAGTCCGCGATGACATGATCACG GATTTGTTGAACGAGGCTCGTAAAAGACTCATAGATATTGCCAAGGACTCAGCACGGTATTCTGAACTGTTGGAGGGCCTTCTTCTTCAG GGGTTCTATCAGCTGCTGGAACCTAAAGTTACTGTTCGCTGTCGACAGCAGGATGTAGACCTTGTTCAG GCTGCCATCAATAAGAACATCCCAGTCTACAGAGAAGCAGTGAAGTGTGACTTAGTTGTCAAGATTGACCTTGGACGGTTTCTTCCAGCAGAAAT TGCTGGTGGAGTTGAGTTGTATAATGATAATGTGAAGATAAAAGTATCTAACACTCTGGAGAGCCGGGCAGCACTCATTGCTCATCAG ATGATGCCTGAGATCAGAGTAACCTTGTTTGGTGCCAATCCCAACCGCAAGTTTATGGATTGA
- the slc25a18 gene encoding mitochondrial glutamate carrier 1 isoform X1 produces MAEKKVSLPAKLINGGVAGLVGVTCVFPIDLAKTRLQNQQGVQIYKGMLDCLAKTVHTEGYFGCYRGAAVNLTLVTPEKAIKLAANDVFRQMLSKDGYLPLWGEVLAGCGAGTCQVVVTTPMEMLKIQLQDAGRLIAQRPVPTPAQASAGPAPSLAAPPPSRPSPSTRPSAMGITMELLKTHGLAGLYRGAGATLMRDVPFSMIYFPLFANLNALGQEGGGNVQARAPLWQSFMSGCVAGSVAAVAVTPLDVIKTRLQTLQKGEGEDTYKGIIDCTRRIMMREGPSAFLKGATCRALVIAPLFGIAQGVYFLGVGEAVLGLLE; encoded by the exons ATGGCAGAGAAGAAGGTTAG CCTCCCTGCTAAGCTGATTAATGGGGGTGTGGCAGGCCTGGTTGGTGTTACATGTGTCTTTCCTATTGACTTGGCCAAGACCCGCCTTCAGAACCAGCAGGGCGTTCAAATCTACAAGGGAAT gCTGGATTGCTTGGCTAAGACGGTGCACACAGAGGGTTATTTCGGATGCTACAGAG gtgcAGCAGTAAACCTCACTCTTGTCACGCCAGAAAAAGCCATTAAGCTGGCTGCTAATGACGTCTTCAGACAGATGCTCTCTAAGGATGG ATATTTGCCACTGTGGGGGGAGGTGCTGGCAGGGTGTGGAGCAGGTACCTGTCAGGTGGTGGTCACCACACCCATGGAGATGCTTAAGATCCAGCTGCAAGATGCTGGAAGGCTCA TAGCCCAGAGACCTGTTCCGACTCCAGCTCAGGCCAGTGCTGGTCCAGCTCCATCattggcagctcctccaccctccagaCCGTCTCCCTCAACTAGACCTTCAGCTATGGGCATCACAATGGAGCTGTTGAAGACACATGGACTGGCAGGCCTCtacaggggagcaggagccACCTTAATGAG GGATGTCCCATTTTCGATGATCTACTTCCCACTGTTCGCCAATCTAAATGCACTGGGACAAGAAGGAGGGGGTAACGTTCAGGCCCGGGCACCTTTGTGGCAGTCGTTCATGTCAGGCTGCGTTGCCGGATCAGTGGCAGCTGTGGCTGTAACCCCATTGGATG TGATAAAGACACGTTTGCAGACTTTGCAAAAGGGTGAAGGAGAAGACACGTACAAAGGAATTATTGATTGTACACG GCGCATCATGATGCGGGAGGGCCCATCGGCATTCCTGAAGGGAGCAACATGTCGTGCACTGGTTATTGCACCTCTTTTTGGAATTGCACAGGGGGTCTACTTCCTAGGGGTAGGGGAAGCAGTGCTGGGATTGCTGGAATAG
- the atp6v1e1a gene encoding V-type proton ATPase subunit E 1a isoform X2 codes for MALTDADVQKQIKHMMAFIEQEAKEKVEEIEAKAEEEFNIEKGRLVQTQRVKIMEYYEKKEKQIEQHKKIQMSNLKNQARLKDLLNEARKRLIDIAKDSARYSELLEGLLLQGFYQLLEPKVTVRCRQQDVDLVQAAINKNIPVYREAVKCDLVVKIDLGRFLPAEIAGGVELYNDNVKIKVSNTLESRAALIAHQMMPEIRVTLFGANPNRKFMD; via the exons aTGGCGCTCACTGATGCGGATGTGCAAAAACAG ATCAAGCATATGATGGCCTTCATTGAGCAAGAAGCCAAAGAAAAGGTTGAGGAAATTGAAGCAAAG gcagaggaagagttTAACATTGAGAAGGGACGCCTGGTGCAGACTCAACGTGTCAAAATAATGGAATACTatgagaagaaggagaagcagatCGAACAGCATAAAAAAAT CCAAATGTCCAACTTGAAGAACCAAGCGCGACTGAAG GATTTGTTGAACGAGGCTCGTAAAAGACTCATAGATATTGCCAAGGACTCAGCACGGTATTCTGAACTGTTGGAGGGCCTTCTTCTTCAG GGGTTCTATCAGCTGCTGGAACCTAAAGTTACTGTTCGCTGTCGACAGCAGGATGTAGACCTTGTTCAG GCTGCCATCAATAAGAACATCCCAGTCTACAGAGAAGCAGTGAAGTGTGACTTAGTTGTCAAGATTGACCTTGGACGGTTTCTTCCAGCAGAAAT TGCTGGTGGAGTTGAGTTGTATAATGATAATGTGAAGATAAAAGTATCTAACACTCTGGAGAGCCGGGCAGCACTCATTGCTCATCAG ATGATGCCTGAGATCAGAGTAACCTTGTTTGGTGCCAATCCCAACCGCAAGTTTATGGATTGA